A DNA window from Mesorhizobium sp. C432A contains the following coding sequences:
- a CDS encoding VOC family protein has translation MQKLQSQGVHHITLVGAGRQTSIDFWEGVLGMPFIFEQPNLDKPSESHLYFDPGDGRLITVFTDESRTPVKRRTPTEPGCVHHIAFSVSRVTFLQAVARLDERAIKHSGVKDRGFMDSIYFEDPLGLLIELASYRFDPPAGFTHADVLMQAHKLRVARGDYNIAEVHLADAIQTLVEWSRATLSDDRTPKNPY, from the coding sequence ATGCAGAAACTGCAGTCGCAGGGCGTCCATCACATCACCCTCGTCGGCGCCGGGCGCCAGACTTCGATCGATTTCTGGGAGGGCGTGCTCGGCATGCCGTTCATCTTCGAGCAGCCCAACCTCGACAAGCCAAGCGAAAGTCATCTCTATTTCGATCCCGGCGACGGCAGGTTGATCACCGTCTTCACCGACGAGAGCCGCACGCCGGTCAAGCGGCGCACGCCCACCGAACCGGGCTGCGTCCATCATATTGCGTTCTCGGTGTCGCGCGTCACTTTCCTGCAGGCGGTCGCCCGGCTCGACGAACGCGCCATCAAGCACAGCGGCGTCAAGGATCGCGGCTTCATGGATTCGATCTATTTCGAGGATCCGCTCGGCCTCTTGATCGAACTCGCCTCCTATCGCTTCGATCCGCCGGCAGGTTTCACCCATGCCGACGTGCTGATGCAGGCGCACAAGCTGCGCGTTGCGCGCGGCGACTACAACATCGCCGAAGTGCACCTTGCCGACGCGATCCAGACGCTGGTCGAGTGGTCGCGCGCGACCTTGTCGGACGACCGGACGCCGAAGAATCCATACTGA
- a CDS encoding glutathione S-transferase family protein has product MAKTVIKSAGKSAAKPAAKAAAKPAAKAAVKAAPKAAAKPAAKAATRPAAKKSAPKVKAAKKPALKLSMLKPSVNNMTVRVFARAAGFDAAETDAWGHTRSPEYMARNPAHLTPMIEDKGLPRGVLWESCAIMQYLANKHGLEKFYPKAPAKRAMVDSAMFYLIGTLYPYVARATYPALGFPHYAGEVGHSDAHPEKKSEAQKAAMAAIAEPLEVFHSFFRDGKPFIGGKHPSIADIRLASTLEFLAVIDYALPKWAKEYVAAMEKKLGQAYAEPAGDVRGYIAYVKSQASAQR; this is encoded by the coding sequence ATGGCAAAGACAGTGATCAAGAGCGCCGGGAAATCAGCGGCCAAGCCTGCGGCGAAAGCGGCTGCGAAGCCGGCCGCAAAGGCGGCCGTAAAGGCCGCGCCGAAGGCAGCCGCAAAGCCGGCCGCGAAAGCCGCGACGAGGCCGGCTGCCAAGAAATCCGCGCCGAAGGTCAAGGCGGCGAAAAAACCGGCGCTGAAGCTCTCGATGCTGAAGCCGAGCGTCAACAACATGACCGTCCGGGTGTTTGCCCGTGCGGCCGGGTTCGACGCCGCCGAGACCGACGCCTGGGGCCACACGCGCTCGCCCGAATATATGGCGCGCAATCCGGCGCATCTGACGCCGATGATCGAGGACAAGGGGCTGCCGCGCGGCGTGCTCTGGGAGAGCTGTGCCATCATGCAGTATCTCGCCAACAAGCACGGGCTGGAGAAATTCTATCCCAAGGCGCCGGCCAAGCGGGCGATGGTCGACAGCGCCATGTTCTACCTGATCGGCACGCTCTACCCGTATGTGGCGCGCGCCACCTATCCGGCGCTGGGTTTCCCGCACTATGCCGGCGAGGTCGGCCATAGCGACGCTCATCCGGAGAAGAAGTCCGAGGCGCAGAAGGCCGCCATGGCGGCGATTGCCGAGCCGCTGGAGGTGTTTCACTCCTTCTTCAGGGACGGCAAGCCGTTCATCGGCGGCAAGCACCCGTCGATCGCCGACATACGCCTGGCATCGACGCTGGAGTTCCTGGCCGTCATCGACTATGCGCTGCCCAAATGGGCCAAGGAGTATGTCGCTGCGATGGAGAAGAAACTCGGCCAGGCCTATGCCGAGCCGGCCGGCGATGTCAGAGGCTACATTGCCTATGTGAAGTCGCAGGCCAGCGCGCAACGCTAA
- a CDS encoding VOC family protein yields the protein MTGFADHRRIATVTLVVADYDEAIAWYVGKLGFVLCDDIELGDGKRWVTVTPAVGQGPRLLLAEALDDVQKSRVGDQTGGRVVLFLETDDFDSDHATMLENGVDFHETPRHEPYGTVAVFADLYGNLWDLIEPKR from the coding sequence ATGACCGGGTTTGCCGACCATCGCCGCATAGCAACCGTTACGCTCGTCGTCGCCGACTATGACGAGGCGATCGCCTGGTATGTCGGCAAGCTTGGCTTTGTCCTCTGCGACGACATCGAGCTCGGCGACGGCAAGCGCTGGGTGACGGTAACGCCGGCGGTCGGGCAAGGGCCCCGGCTGCTTCTGGCGGAAGCATTGGACGATGTGCAGAAGAGCCGCGTCGGCGACCAGACCGGAGGCCGCGTGGTTTTGTTTCTCGAAACCGATGATTTTGACAGTGACCATGCGACCATGCTGGAAAACGGCGTCGACTTCCACGAAACGCCACGCCATGAGCCCTACGGTACCGTGGCGGTTTTCGCCGATCTCTACGGCAATCTGTGGGACCTGATCGAGCCGAAACGCTAG